One genomic region from Candidatus Binatia bacterium encodes:
- a CDS encoding ABC transporter substrate-binding protein — translation MPLVIGMELGFFAAEGLEVKPVFIIGGPTAIAALIGGDVDYTLAGAVPTVRAIAQGAPLVITGGIQPYIDYSLIGAKGISTLNDLRGKVVGVTGAGGIAEFASVEGLAKKGLVRDRDYKILYGVGNSPARAQALEAGRIQASPFSFMEKLELERKGFPMLFDIGKVLTGFPFVVIVSTRRKAETDPEGAVSLLRAMKRGMDLVKADPERVMATVLKKKTYGDPATVRKVVEHFSDLYSISITKEEIEAVIAAARVEAEAKKIGGAEKFFIGTFAAKAVGQGR, via the coding sequence TTGCCGCTCGTTATCGGCATGGAGTTGGGCTTCTTCGCCGCCGAGGGGCTTGAGGTTAAGCCGGTCTTCATCATCGGCGGACCCACGGCGATCGCCGCGCTGATCGGCGGCGATGTCGATTATACACTGGCTGGGGCGGTCCCGACTGTGCGGGCGATCGCGCAAGGCGCCCCGCTCGTCATCACAGGAGGAATCCAGCCGTACATAGATTACAGTCTCATCGGCGCCAAAGGCATATCGACTCTCAACGACCTCAGGGGGAAGGTGGTCGGCGTCACCGGCGCCGGCGGCATCGCGGAATTCGCCTCGGTCGAAGGCCTGGCGAAAAAAGGACTGGTCCGCGACCGCGATTACAAGATTCTCTATGGCGTCGGCAACAGTCCCGCGCGCGCGCAGGCGCTGGAAGCGGGCAGGATTCAGGCCTCGCCCTTTTCGTTCATGGAAAAGCTGGAGCTCGAGCGGAAAGGGTTTCCGATGCTCTTCGATATCGGCAAGGTCCTGACGGGATTCCCGTTCGTGGTGATCGTTTCCACGCGACGCAAGGCCGAAACCGATCCCGAAGGCGCCGTATCCCTGCTGAGAGCGATGAAGCGCGGCATGGACCTCGTTAAAGCCGACCCGGAGCGAGTCATGGCGACCGTCCTGAAGAAAAAGACCTACGGCGACCCCGCCACTGTCAGGAAGGTGGTCGAACACTTCTCCGATCTCTATTCGATCTCCATCACCAAAGAGGAGATCGAAGCCGTCATTGCCGCCGCCCGAGTGGAGGCGGAGGCGAAAAAGATCGGCGGCGCGGAAAAATTTTTTATTGGAACTTTCGCAGCCAAGGCAGTGGGCCAGGGTCGTTGA